One stretch of Acidobacteriota bacterium DNA includes these proteins:
- a CDS encoding phage baseplate assembly protein V yields MSEEKKYYGKYRGTVLNNVDPMQQGRIQAQVPDVSALVPSTWAMPCLPAAGIQNGLFTVPPIGAGVWVEFEQGDPDFPIWVGGFWGSPAEVPALALTVPPAVPALTLQTTLGNGMVVSDLPGPTGGIMLKSTTGATLIVNDTGIYIQNGKGASLVMTGPTVTINNGALVVI; encoded by the coding sequence ATGAGCGAAGAAAAAAAGTACTACGGCAAATATCGCGGCACCGTGCTCAACAACGTCGACCCCATGCAGCAGGGGCGCATCCAGGCACAGGTGCCGGACGTCTCGGCGCTTGTGCCGTCCACCTGGGCGATGCCCTGCCTGCCGGCGGCGGGGATCCAGAACGGCCTGTTCACCGTGCCCCCCATCGGCGCCGGGGTGTGGGTGGAGTTCGAGCAGGGGGACCCGGACTTCCCCATCTGGGTCGGTGGGTTCTGGGGCTCCCCCGCGGAGGTGCCGGCGCTGGCCTTGACGGTGCCCCCGGCGGTGCCGGCCCTGACCCTCCAGACCACCCTCGGCAACGGCATGGTGGTGAGCGACCTGCCGGGACCCACCGGCGGCATCATGCTCAAGAGCACCACCGGCGCCACCCTCATCGTCAACGACACCGGCATCTACATCCAAAACGGCAAGGGCGCGTCCCTGGTGATGACCGGCCCCACCGTCACCATCAACAACGGCGCCCTGGTGGTGATCTAA
- a CDS encoding DUF4157 domain-containing protein, with the protein MPADSGSIAPAAPSIGQGKTFQGLSRQEDSPLPAEEEEEEGVPNTEENAREMEESNVSPQLEPGAPAPRGSRQESLQRALGGSGGGQALDAGTRGFMESRFGHDFSRVRVHNDSSSHAAAQSIRARAFTHGQNIFFAQGSYRPGTSQGRKLLAHELTHTLQQSRRGSKTTVQRSYCPSHCVKQIKAGKLCKSKKVKRDGCSMKAASGSDNISHIRVRLSARQVDIFKNGKPNTTCGSKESFECTPNQSATPQGKDVVGKKCGEKHTSWKRYNMAWFTAFKSSGMEFGFHNSQPVGKGLKSHGCVRVRCDKAKKIHDGSASNWTSIEVVKSGKGTASNKCGSGSAGGTATGTTYTVEARDSVSKIAKKFGVTEDAIVEANDLEDRHSIQEGQVLTIPPAPAPKQQPKPEAETPEKKKEEKAPEKKPEKKEEEKSARPTKKAFQYTVKKDDKVSVLAKRFGVSEKSIVDANKLEDPDRIREGQVLTIPEEGK; encoded by the coding sequence ATGCCCGCAGACTCCGGATCCATCGCCCCAGCCGCACCAAGCATCGGTCAAGGCAAGACCTTCCAGGGCCTGTCCCGGCAAGAGGACTCACCCCTTCCAGCCGAGGAAGAGGAAGAAGAGGGCGTGCCGAATACGGAAGAGAACGCCCGCGAGATGGAGGAATCGAATGTCAGCCCGCAGCTCGAACCGGGAGCGCCGGCTCCCCGAGGGTCGAGACAAGAAAGTCTCCAGCGAGCCCTCGGCGGAAGCGGTGGCGGGCAAGCTTTGGATGCCGGAACTCGTGGCTTCATGGAGAGTCGTTTCGGCCACGACTTCTCGAGGGTTCGGGTCCACAACGACTCCTCTTCCCATGCCGCCGCCCAATCGATCCGAGCCCGGGCTTTCACCCATGGACAAAATATTTTCTTTGCCCAGGGCTCCTACCGACCGGGAACCTCACAGGGCAGAAAACTACTGGCCCACGAGCTCACCCACACGCTGCAGCAGTCCCGTCGGGGCTCAAAGACAACCGTCCAGCGTTCCTATTGTCCGAGCCACTGCGTCAAGCAGATCAAGGCCGGCAAGCTCTGCAAGAGCAAGAAGGTCAAGCGCGACGGCTGCAGCATGAAAGCAGCGTCCGGCAGCGACAACATCAGCCATATCCGAGTCCGCCTCAGCGCCCGCCAGGTCGACATCTTCAAGAATGGGAAACCCAATACGACCTGTGGCAGCAAGGAGTCCTTCGAGTGCACTCCCAACCAGAGTGCAACGCCTCAAGGCAAAGATGTGGTCGGCAAGAAGTGCGGCGAAAAGCACACCAGCTGGAAGCGATACAACATGGCCTGGTTCACCGCCTTCAAGAGCAGCGGCATGGAATTCGGCTTCCACAATTCACAACCTGTAGGGAAGGGGCTGAAATCCCATGGCTGCGTCCGGGTCCGCTGCGACAAGGCGAAGAAGATCCACGATGGATCGGCGAGCAATTGGACCTCCATCGAAGTCGTCAAGAGCGGCAAGGGAACCGCATCCAACAAGTGTGGCTCCGGAAGCGCCGGAGGTACCGCGACGGGCACCACCTACACCGTCGAGGCACGGGATAGCGTCAGCAAGATCGCGAAGAAGTTCGGCGTCACCGAGGACGCCATCGTCGAAGCCAACGACCTGGAAGACCGGCACTCCATCCAGGAAGGCCAGGTTCTGACCATCCCACCTGCCCCAGCCCCCAAGCAACAGCCAAAGCCCGAAGCCGAGACCCCGGAAAAGAAGAAAGAAGAAAAAGCCCCAGAAAAGAAGCCAGAGAAGAAGGAAGAGGAAAAATCCGCCCGTCCCACCAAGAAGGCGTTCCAGTACACGGTCAAAAAAGACGACAAGGTCAGCGTCCTCGCCAAGCGCTTCGGGGTCAGCGAGAAATCCATCGTCGACGCCAACAAGCTCGAGGATCCCGACAGGATCCGTGAGGGCCAGGTCCTGACCATCCCGGAGGAGGGCAAGTGA
- a CDS encoding LysM domain-containing protein — MSDPLEKLLQPLGLEATLFPPTSRYHGLGTRTLERPQATRPGDASDTAGADPVVYLERRFVPAPERFSNIGTHRVEEGDRLDLLAHRYLGDAEQFWRIADAHRELQPEELEQPVGRKLRITLPEGVPGTPQE, encoded by the coding sequence ATGAGCGACCCGTTGGAAAAGCTCCTCCAGCCCCTGGGCCTGGAAGCCACCCTCTTCCCTCCCACCAGCCGCTACCACGGTCTCGGGACCCGCACCCTGGAGCGACCACAGGCGACGCGGCCGGGGGACGCTTCCGATACCGCAGGCGCTGATCCGGTGGTCTACCTCGAACGCCGCTTCGTCCCAGCGCCGGAGCGCTTCTCCAACATCGGCACCCACCGGGTCGAGGAAGGAGACCGGCTGGATCTTCTCGCCCACCGGTACTTGGGGGATGCGGAGCAATTCTGGCGCATCGCCGACGCCCACCGGGAGCTCCAGCCGGAAGAGCTGGAACAGCCCGTGGGCCGCAAGCTGCGCATCACCCTGCCGGAAGGCGTTCCCGGGACTCCCCAGGAGTAG
- a CDS encoding GPW/gp25 family protein, producing MNLDYPYRIGSGGRTAVTGEADHVRDLIEQLLFTSPGERVNRPDFGSGVQQLLFAPASSELAASLQFTLQAALAQWLGNRIEVRGVAVVAEEETLRLTVRYRLLPSGEEHSAELELGA from the coding sequence ATGAATCTGGACTATCCCTACCGCATCGGCTCCGGAGGCCGTACCGCCGTCACCGGCGAGGCGGACCACGTTCGGGACCTCATCGAGCAGCTCCTGTTCACCAGTCCCGGGGAGCGGGTCAACCGCCCTGACTTCGGCAGCGGCGTTCAGCAGCTGCTCTTCGCCCCCGCCAGTAGCGAGCTGGCAGCGTCGCTTCAATTCACCCTGCAGGCGGCCCTGGCCCAATGGCTGGGCAACCGCATCGAGGTGCGGGGCGTGGCGGTGGTGGCCGAAGAGGAGACCCTGCGGCTCACCGTCCGCTACCGTCTGCTGCCTTCCGGCGAGGAGCACAGCGCCGAGCTGGAGCTGGGAGCCTAG
- a CDS encoding putative baseplate assembly protein gives MAARYYCGDEERRARVRATPGIDGIDFLEVLDTEAPDALAQKLLAVRLLDGPVPALSAENVRIEGGVRVTAIEALWAMPLPDVAGAPGSLVTNQEKNFLAAHFAAEAEPQQILMVRTSARGDFSRYRLVLVEPVTGEVPPVAGFDPRLSAVDFSFKVECPSDFDCKSDDPCPPEELTEPPIDYLAKDYGSFRRLLFDRLSVTAPEWQERNPADLGVALVELMAYVGDRLSYFQDAVATEAYLGTARRRASVRRHARLTDYFLHEGVNARTFVAFDVGAGAAGAVLPGANLDAGTAGTAVLTRSVTAEGATLPPAQLNAAAGAGAVIFETLADLELHPELGEIHLYTWSDRECCLPVGATAATLLGPLPTRGVKAPTADDPEPSRRSHRLQGPPLSDEGLDSGLGEGDFLLFEEILGPDTGAAADADPAHRHIVRLTGAVQGVDPLDGTEVVEVTWDAADALPFPLCISGRTDAAHGSRYLEGVSVARGNLVPADHGHSLQGTDLPPVPEDDAEGAPPYRPVLEEPALTFAAALPGDYFSHPEDPDPPAVLAPAVTLADFGPAEAKPQLRLVADGEVWQPRRDLLESGAFARELVVEMEEDRRARLRFGDGEHGRRPLPGTVFSPRYRAGNGLVGNLGADALTQVVTTQGGIRGVRNPLPAAGGQAPEPLEDVRQYAPQAFRKQLRAVTAADYAEVSERHPEVDRAAATFRWTGSWYTVFVTVDRKGGLAVDSAFEDRLREHLGFFRLAGYDLEVDGPRFVPLDVELGICLRDGYLRTDVGRELRRVFSNRLLPDGRRGFFHPDAWTFQQPVYLSPIVAAASAVEGVASVTVRRFRRWGRPPEGEIGEGVLDIGRLEIAQLDNDPNFPENGRLVFRLGGGA, from the coding sequence ATGGCCGCACGCTACTACTGCGGAGACGAGGAACGGCGTGCCCGGGTGCGGGCAACGCCGGGCATCGACGGCATCGACTTCCTCGAGGTGCTGGACACCGAGGCGCCGGACGCGCTGGCCCAGAAGCTCCTGGCGGTGCGCCTTCTGGACGGCCCGGTGCCGGCCCTCAGCGCCGAGAACGTGCGCATCGAGGGAGGCGTGCGGGTCACCGCCATCGAGGCCCTGTGGGCCATGCCTCTGCCGGACGTCGCCGGCGCTCCCGGGTCGCTGGTGACGAACCAGGAGAAGAATTTCCTCGCCGCCCACTTCGCCGCCGAGGCCGAGCCCCAGCAGATTCTGATGGTGCGCACCTCCGCCCGGGGCGACTTCTCCCGCTATCGCCTGGTGCTGGTGGAGCCGGTCACCGGCGAGGTACCGCCGGTGGCGGGCTTCGATCCCCGGCTGTCGGCGGTGGACTTCTCCTTCAAGGTGGAGTGCCCGTCGGACTTCGACTGCAAGAGCGACGATCCCTGCCCGCCGGAGGAGCTCACCGAACCACCCATCGACTACCTGGCGAAGGATTACGGCAGCTTCCGCCGCCTGCTCTTCGACCGCCTGTCGGTGACGGCGCCGGAGTGGCAGGAGCGCAATCCGGCGGATCTGGGGGTGGCCCTGGTGGAGCTCATGGCCTACGTCGGCGACCGCCTCTCCTACTTCCAGGACGCGGTGGCCACCGAGGCCTATCTGGGCACCGCCCGCCGCCGCGCCTCCGTACGTCGCCACGCCCGCCTCACCGACTATTTCCTCCACGAGGGGGTCAACGCCCGCACCTTCGTCGCCTTCGACGTCGGCGCCGGGGCCGCCGGGGCGGTGCTCCCCGGGGCCAACCTCGACGCCGGCACCGCGGGCACGGCGGTGCTCACCCGTTCCGTGACGGCAGAGGGTGCGACTTTGCCGCCGGCGCAGCTGAACGCCGCTGCCGGTGCCGGGGCGGTGATCTTCGAGACCCTGGCGGACTTGGAGCTGCACCCCGAGCTGGGGGAGATCCACCTCTACACCTGGAGCGACCGCGAGTGCTGCCTGCCGGTGGGGGCGACGGCGGCGACGCTCCTGGGACCGCTGCCGACGCGGGGTGTCAAGGCGCCCACCGCGGACGACCCGGAACCGAGCCGGCGCAGCCACCGGCTGCAGGGGCCGCCGCTGAGCGATGAAGGCCTGGACTCCGGGCTGGGAGAAGGGGATTTCCTCCTCTTCGAAGAGATCCTCGGTCCGGATACCGGCGCTGCCGCCGACGCCGATCCGGCCCACCGCCACATCGTCCGCCTCACCGGGGCGGTGCAGGGAGTCGACCCCCTGGACGGCACCGAGGTGGTGGAGGTGACCTGGGACGCGGCGGACGCCCTGCCCTTCCCCCTCTGTATCTCCGGCCGCACCGACGCCGCCCACGGCAGCCGCTACCTCGAAGGGGTGAGCGTCGCCCGCGGCAATCTGGTGCCGGCGGATCACGGCCATAGCCTCCAGGGCACGGACCTGCCCCCGGTTCCCGAGGACGATGCCGAGGGCGCTCCGCCCTACCGGCCGGTGCTGGAGGAGCCCGCCCTGACCTTCGCCGCCGCCCTGCCGGGGGATTATTTCTCGCACCCGGAGGACCCTGATCCGCCGGCGGTGCTGGCCCCGGCGGTGACTCTGGCGGACTTCGGGCCGGCGGAGGCGAAGCCCCAACTGCGCTTGGTGGCCGACGGCGAAGTCTGGCAGCCCCGGCGAGACCTGCTGGAGAGCGGCGCCTTCGCCCGCGAGCTGGTGGTGGAGATGGAAGAGGATCGCCGCGCCCGGCTGCGCTTCGGCGATGGAGAGCACGGCCGGCGACCGCTGCCCGGCACCGTCTTCTCCCCCCGCTACCGCGCCGGCAACGGCCTGGTGGGCAATCTGGGGGCCGACGCCCTGACTCAGGTGGTCACCACCCAGGGCGGCATCCGCGGCGTGCGCAACCCGCTGCCGGCAGCCGGAGGCCAGGCGCCGGAGCCCCTGGAGGATGTGCGCCAATACGCCCCCCAAGCCTTCCGCAAACAGCTGCGGGCGGTCACCGCGGCGGACTATGCCGAGGTCTCCGAGCGCCATCCGGAGGTGGATCGCGCCGCCGCCACCTTCCGCTGGACCGGCAGCTGGTACACGGTCTTCGTCACCGTGGACCGCAAGGGCGGGCTGGCGGTGGACAGCGCCTTCGAGGATCGGCTGAGGGAGCATCTGGGCTTCTTCCGCCTCGCCGGCTACGACCTGGAAGTGGACGGCCCGCGCTTCGTGCCGCTGGACGTGGAGCTGGGCATCTGCCTGCGGGACGGCTACTTGCGCACCGACGTCGGGCGGGAGCTGCGGCGGGTATTCAGCAACCGCCTGCTGCCAGACGGACGGCGGGGCTTCTTCCATCCCGACGCCTGGACCTTCCAACAGCCGGTCTACCTCTCCCCCATCGTGGCGGCGGCGAGCGCCGTGGAAGGCGTGGCGTCGGTGACGGTGCGCCGCTTCCGGCGCTGGGGCCGGCCACCGGAGGGGGAGATCGGCGAAGGAGTGCTCGACATCGGCCGGCTGGAGATCGCCCAGCTGGACAATGACCCCAACTTCCCGGAGAACGGCCGGCTCGTCTTCCGGCTGGGAGGCGGAGCATGA